The proteins below are encoded in one region of Synechococcus sp. MU1643:
- a CDS encoding ferredoxin:protochlorophyllide reductase (ATP-dependent) subunit B, whose protein sequence is MQLTLWTYEGPPHVGAMRIAASMHGVHYVLHAPQGDTYADLLFTMIERRGQRPPVTYTTFQARDLGGDTAELVKRHVREAVDRFQPDALLVGESCTAELIQDQPGALAQGMELTMPVVNLELPAYSKKENWGAAETFYQLIRNLLKAQVPTDINHDPKAWQKEGRRPRVNLLGPSLLGFRCRDDVLEVQKLLTLHGIDVGVVAPLGAGVEDLKRIPDADLNVCLYPEVAESTCSWLERNFGIPFSRTVPIGVGATHDFLVEVHSLLGMEAPAPDEGYERSRLPWYSESVDSTYLTGKRVFIFGDGSHALAAARICSEELGFTVVGLGTYSREMARPVRAAAKALGLEALICDDYLEVEAAMAEAAPELVLGTQMERHSAKRLGIPCSVISTPMHVQDVPARMSPQMGWEGANVIFDDWVHPLMMGLEEHLIGMFRHDFEFVDGHQSHLGHAGGAGAADSSALSDIPVEADGALHWSADGEAELKKIPFFVRGKVRRNTEAYARDTGCREISSETLYDAKAHFKA, encoded by the coding sequence ATGCAACTGACGCTCTGGACTTACGAAGGGCCACCCCATGTGGGGGCCATGCGCATCGCCGCCTCGATGCACGGCGTGCACTACGTGCTCCATGCCCCCCAAGGGGACACCTACGCCGACCTGCTGTTCACGATGATTGAGCGGCGCGGGCAACGACCGCCGGTCACTTACACCACCTTCCAGGCCAGGGATCTGGGGGGTGACACCGCAGAACTGGTGAAACGGCATGTACGCGAAGCCGTGGACCGCTTCCAACCTGATGCCCTTCTGGTGGGTGAAAGCTGCACCGCAGAGTTGATTCAGGATCAACCGGGCGCCCTGGCCCAGGGCATGGAGCTGACCATGCCGGTCGTGAATCTTGAGCTGCCGGCCTACAGCAAAAAGGAGAACTGGGGAGCTGCGGAGACCTTCTATCAATTAATCCGCAACCTGCTCAAGGCGCAGGTCCCCACAGACATCAACCATGACCCCAAGGCGTGGCAAAAGGAGGGGCGCCGACCCCGGGTGAATCTGTTGGGTCCATCACTGCTCGGTTTCCGCTGCCGCGACGACGTACTGGAAGTGCAGAAGCTGCTTACCTTGCACGGCATCGATGTGGGCGTGGTGGCGCCCCTGGGTGCAGGAGTGGAGGATCTGAAGCGGATCCCTGATGCCGATCTGAACGTTTGCCTCTATCCGGAGGTGGCCGAATCCACCTGCAGCTGGCTGGAGCGCAACTTCGGGATTCCCTTCAGCCGAACGGTGCCGATCGGTGTCGGCGCGACCCACGATTTCCTTGTGGAGGTGCACAGTCTGCTGGGGATGGAGGCACCCGCTCCAGATGAGGGATATGAGCGCTCACGCCTTCCCTGGTATTCGGAATCCGTGGACTCCACTTATCTCACCGGCAAGCGGGTGTTCATCTTTGGCGACGGCAGCCATGCCCTGGCCGCAGCAAGAATCTGCAGTGAAGAACTGGGCTTCACTGTGGTGGGGCTGGGCACCTACAGCCGGGAGATGGCCAGGCCCGTACGGGCGGCCGCCAAGGCCCTGGGCCTGGAGGCCTTGATCTGTGACGACTACCTAGAAGTGGAAGCCGCCATGGCCGAAGCGGCACCGGAACTAGTGCTGGGAACCCAAATGGAGCGCCACAGCGCCAAGCGTCTGGGGATTCCCTGCTCCGTGATCAGCACACCGATGCACGTGCAGGACGTGCCCGCCCGGATGAGCCCCCAGATGGGCTGGGAAGGGGCAAACGTGATCTTCGACGACTGGGTGCACCCACTGATGATGGGGTTGGAGGAACACCTGATCGGCATGTTCCGCCACGACTTCGAATTCGTGGATGGCCACCAGAGCCACCTCGGCCATGCCGGTGGTGCCGGCGCCGCCGACAGTTCCGCCTTGAGTGATATACCCGTGGAGGCCGACGGTGCCCTGCATTGGTCAGCCGATGGGGAAGCCGAACTGAAGAAGATTCCCTTTTTCGTGCGGGGCAAAGTGCGACGCAACACCGAGGCGTATGCCCGCGATACCGGCTGCCGGGAGATCAGCAGCGAAACGCTGTATGACGCCAAAGCCCACTTCAAGGCATGA
- a CDS encoding non-canonical purine NTP pyrophosphatase translates to MEALICQPSLAFQLTIATGNPTKVAEIEAMLGPLPINVRRQPDDLDVEETGSTYRENAELKASAAALRTNGWALADDSGLEVDSLQCAPGLFSARYAEGNDAKIQRILSELGASLYRSACFRSTMVLCDPTGTCRAAAEGICWGELLNAPAYPGGGFESLLWVREARCTYGELNPAQLSRLGSRGKAARALAPQLRQLLGLN, encoded by the coding sequence ATGGAGGCCCTCATTTGCCAGCCTTCCTTGGCGTTTCAGCTCACCATTGCCACGGGCAACCCCACAAAGGTTGCTGAAATCGAGGCCATGCTGGGCCCACTCCCAATTAACGTTCGGCGTCAACCCGACGATCTAGACGTCGAGGAAACGGGCAGCACCTACCGTGAAAACGCCGAGCTGAAGGCCTCTGCGGCAGCACTGCGAACCAACGGTTGGGCGTTGGCAGACGATTCAGGACTTGAAGTCGACTCACTTCAATGCGCACCTGGACTGTTCTCCGCCAGGTACGCCGAAGGCAACGACGCAAAAATTCAGAGAATTCTTTCGGAGTTGGGCGCGTCCCTGTACCGCAGCGCCTGCTTCCGCAGCACGATGGTGCTGTGCGACCCCACAGGCACTTGCCGAGCGGCGGCAGAGGGCATTTGCTGGGGTGAGCTCCTCAACGCACCGGCCTACCCAGGTGGCGGCTTTGAATCCTTGCTCTGGGTGCGTGAAGCCCGTTGCACGTACGGCGAACTAAACCCGGCACAACTCAGCCGACTGGGCAGTCGCGGCAAAGCAGCACGGGCTTTGGCACCTCAATTGCGCCAACTTCTTGGCCTGAACTGA
- the bchL gene encoding ferredoxin:protochlorophyllide reductase (ATP-dependent) iron-sulfur ATP-binding protein — MTTTLTRPADGEGSVQVHQDPEMNIQEETLVIAVYGKGGIGKSTTSSNLSAAFSKLGKRVLQIGCDPKHDSTFTLTHKMVPTVIDILEEVDFHSEELRPEDFVFTGFNGVQCVESGGPPAGTGCGGYVTGQTVKLLKEHHLLEDTDVVIFDVLGDVVCGGFAAPLQHANYCLIVTANDFDSIFAMNRIVQAIQAKAKNYKVRLGGVVANRSADTDQIDKFNERTGLRTMAHFRDVDAIRRSRLKKCTIFEMDDDDEAVQAVRNEYLRLAQNMIDKVEPLEAISLKDREIFDLLGFD; from the coding sequence ATGACCACGACTCTGACGCGACCGGCGGACGGCGAAGGCAGCGTGCAGGTCCACCAGGACCCGGAAATGAACATCCAGGAGGAGACCCTGGTGATCGCGGTTTATGGCAAAGGCGGGATCGGCAAATCGACCACCTCCTCGAACTTGTCAGCCGCCTTTTCCAAACTGGGCAAACGGGTGCTTCAGATCGGCTGCGACCCCAAGCACGACAGCACCTTCACCCTCACCCACAAGATGGTGCCGACGGTCATCGACATTCTCGAGGAGGTGGACTTTCACAGCGAAGAGCTGCGGCCTGAGGATTTCGTCTTCACCGGCTTCAACGGGGTGCAGTGCGTCGAAAGCGGCGGCCCACCGGCGGGCACGGGCTGCGGTGGCTATGTGACTGGGCAGACCGTGAAGCTGCTGAAGGAACACCATCTATTGGAAGACACCGATGTGGTGATCTTCGATGTGCTCGGCGATGTGGTGTGTGGTGGTTTCGCCGCCCCGCTGCAACACGCCAACTATTGCCTAATTGTGACCGCGAACGATTTCGATTCGATCTTCGCGATGAATCGCATCGTTCAGGCAATTCAAGCCAAAGCCAAGAACTACAAGGTGCGGCTTGGCGGCGTTGTTGCGAACCGATCGGCGGACACCGATCAGATCGACAAGTTCAACGAACGCACCGGCCTGCGCACCATGGCCCACTTCAGGGATGTGGATGCGATCCGGCGTTCCCGGCTGAAGAAATGCACCATCTTTGAAATGGACGATGACGACGAAGCCGTACAAGCCGTGCGCAACGAGTACCTGCGGCTGGCCCAAAACATGATCGACAAGGTGGAGCCCCTCGAGGCCATATCCCTCAAGGACCGCGAAATCTTCGACCTGCTGGGATTCGACTGA
- a CDS encoding form I ribulose bisphosphate carboxylase large subunit encodes MSKKYDAGVKEYRDTYWTPDYVPLDTDLLACFKCTGQEGVPKEEVAAAVAAESSTGTWSTVWSELLTDLDFYKGRCYRIEDVPGDKDSFYAFIAYPLDLFEEGSITNVLTSLVGNVFGFKALRHLRLEDIRFPMAFIKSCYGPPNGIQVERDRMNKYGRPLLGCTIKPKLGLSGKNYGRVVYECLRGGLDFTKDDENINSQPFQRWQNRFEFVAEAIKLSEQETGERKGHYLNVTANTPEEMYERAEFAKELGMPIVMHDFITGGFTANTGLSKWCRKNGMLLHIHRAMHAVIDRHPKHGIHFRVLAKCLRLSGGDQLHTGTVVGKLEGDRQTTLGYIDQLRESFVPEDRSRGNFFDQDWGSMPGVFAVASGGIHVWHMPALVAIFGDDSVLQFGGGTHGHPWGSAAGAAANRVALEACVKARNAGREIEKESRDILMEAGKHSPELAIALETWKEIKFEFDTVDKLDVQN; translated from the coding sequence ATGAGCAAGAAGTACGACGCTGGGGTCAAGGAGTACAGGGATACCTACTGGACTCCTGATTACGTCCCCCTCGACACCGACCTGCTGGCCTGCTTCAAGTGCACCGGCCAAGAAGGTGTGCCCAAGGAAGAAGTTGCCGCTGCTGTGGCTGCTGAATCCTCCACCGGCACCTGGTCCACTGTGTGGTCTGAGCTCCTCACCGATCTCGACTTCTACAAGGGCCGTTGCTACCGCATCGAAGACGTCCCTGGTGACAAGGATTCTTTCTATGCCTTCATCGCCTACCCCCTCGACCTGTTCGAAGAGGGTTCCATCACCAACGTTCTGACCTCACTGGTCGGCAACGTGTTCGGTTTCAAGGCTCTCCGCCACCTCCGTCTGGAAGACATCCGCTTCCCGATGGCGTTCATCAAGAGCTGCTACGGCCCGCCGAACGGCATCCAGGTCGAGCGCGACCGGATGAACAAGTACGGCCGTCCCCTGCTGGGTTGCACCATCAAGCCGAAGCTCGGCCTGAGCGGTAAGAACTACGGCCGTGTTGTCTATGAGTGCCTGCGTGGCGGTCTGGACTTCACCAAGGACGACGAAAACATCAACTCCCAGCCCTTCCAGCGTTGGCAGAACCGCTTCGAATTCGTTGCGGAAGCCATCAAGCTGTCCGAGCAGGAGACCGGTGAGCGCAAGGGTCACTACCTCAACGTGACTGCCAACACTCCCGAAGAGATGTATGAGCGCGCTGAGTTCGCTAAGGAACTCGGAATGCCGATCGTCATGCACGACTTCATCACCGGTGGCTTCACAGCCAACACCGGTCTTTCGAAGTGGTGCCGCAAGAACGGCATGCTCTTGCACATTCACCGCGCCATGCACGCGGTGATTGACCGTCATCCCAAGCACGGCATCCACTTCCGCGTTCTCGCCAAGTGTCTGCGTCTGTCCGGTGGTGACCAGCTCCACACTGGCACCGTGGTCGGCAAGCTGGAAGGTGATCGTCAGACCACCCTCGGCTACATCGACCAGCTGCGCGAATCCTTCGTGCCCGAAGACCGCAGCCGCGGCAACTTCTTCGATCAGGACTGGGGTTCCATGCCTGGCGTGTTCGCCGTTGCTTCCGGCGGTATCCACGTGTGGCACATGCCTGCACTGGTCGCCATTTTCGGTGACGACTCCGTGCTGCAGTTCGGTGGTGGTACCCACGGTCACCCCTGGGGCTCCGCTGCAGGTGCTGCTGCCAACCGTGTGGCCCTCGAGGCCTGCGTCAAGGCACGCAATGCCGGTCGCGAGATCGAGAAAGAAAGCCGGGACATCCTCATGGAAGCCGGTAAGCACAGCCCTGAGCTGGCCATCGCTCTCGAGACCTGGAAGGAGATCAAGTTCGAGTTCGACACCGTCGACAAGCTCGACGTTCAGAACTGA
- a CDS encoding ferredoxin:protochlorophyllide reductase (ATP-dependent) subunit N: MAGPTLLKESGPREVFCGLTSIVWLHRRMPDAFFLVVGSRTCAHLIQSAAGVMIFAEPRFGTAILSERDLAGLADAHDELDRVCKELLQRRPEIRTLFLVGSCPSEVIKLDLARAAERLNEELSGRVRVVNYSGSGIETTFTQGEDGALAALVPLLPASDERQLLLVGTLADAVEDRQMHLFKRMGIETIHSLPPRQSTDLPGVGAGTTVLLTQPFLTETARLLSDRGATVLTAPFPLGAEGSRRWMEAAADDFHLPNERVAAVLDPLMKRAESALARHRAVLEGKRIFLLPESQLELPLARFLQRECGMELVEVGTPYLNREQMAAELALLPDDVPVMEGQHVEQQLDRVRASQPDLVVCGMGLANPLEAEGIATKWSIELVFSPIHGIDQAGDLAELFSRPLHRRQLIRPGLHPSNPDTPVHA; encoded by the coding sequence ATGGCCGGGCCAACGCTGCTGAAAGAATCGGGGCCGCGCGAGGTGTTCTGCGGCCTCACATCGATTGTGTGGCTGCATCGGCGCATGCCCGATGCCTTTTTTCTTGTAGTGGGATCACGCACCTGCGCCCATCTGATTCAAAGCGCTGCAGGGGTGATGATTTTCGCCGAACCTCGTTTCGGCACAGCCATTCTCAGCGAGCGAGATCTGGCTGGCCTCGCGGATGCCCACGACGAACTCGACCGGGTCTGCAAGGAGCTGCTGCAACGTCGCCCCGAAATCCGCACGCTGTTTCTGGTGGGGTCCTGCCCCAGCGAAGTTATCAAACTGGATTTGGCCCGGGCCGCCGAACGGCTCAACGAAGAGCTGTCCGGCCGGGTGCGGGTGGTGAACTACTCCGGCAGCGGCATTGAAACCACGTTCACCCAGGGAGAAGACGGGGCGCTCGCGGCGCTCGTGCCTCTGCTCCCCGCCAGCGATGAGCGGCAGTTGCTGCTGGTGGGGACCCTCGCCGATGCCGTGGAAGACAGGCAGATGCACCTGTTCAAGCGGATGGGCATCGAGACGATTCACAGCCTGCCGCCCCGGCAATCGACCGACCTGCCAGGGGTGGGAGCGGGAACCACGGTGCTGCTCACCCAACCCTTTCTCACTGAAACCGCTCGCCTGCTGAGCGACCGCGGCGCCACGGTGCTCACGGCCCCCTTCCCTCTAGGGGCAGAGGGAAGTCGCCGCTGGATGGAGGCTGCTGCTGATGACTTCCATCTCCCCAATGAGAGGGTCGCTGCCGTGCTCGATCCGTTGATGAAGCGGGCCGAGAGCGCCCTGGCCCGCCATCGCGCCGTGCTGGAAGGCAAGCGGATCTTTCTGCTTCCCGAATCCCAGCTGGAACTGCCCCTGGCCCGGTTTCTGCAACGGGAATGCGGCATGGAGCTGGTGGAGGTGGGCACGCCTTATCTGAACCGTGAACAGATGGCTGCCGAGCTGGCCTTGCTCCCCGATGACGTCCCGGTGATGGAGGGGCAGCACGTGGAACAACAGCTCGACCGGGTTCGCGCCAGCCAGCCCGACCTGGTGGTGTGCGGGATGGGCCTGGCCAATCCCTTGGAAGCCGAAGGCATCGCCACCAAATGGTCGATCGAATTGGTGTTCAGCCCGATTCACGGCATCGACCAAGCCGGTGACCTGGCGGAACTGTTTTCCCGGCCGTTGCATCGCCGGCAATTGATTCGCCCCGGTCTGCATCCGAGTAACCCCGACACCCCCGTGCACGCCTGA
- a CDS encoding BMC domain-containing protein: MTRFASFDARERRRGGSALVTGTEVTSQQGGASCVVTTDSESPRLLRQNSHVQSIELRTHVFIDSLQPQLAAYMGTVSQGFLPIPGDACLWMEVSPGMAVHRVTDIALKASNVRLGQMVVERAFGSMALYHRDQSTVLHSGDVVLEAIGSTIAQRSPADVSWTEVIRAITPDHAVLINRQNRRGSMIEAGMSMFILETEPAGYVLIAANEAEKASNITLVDVKAVGAFGRLTLVGREGDVEEAAAAAMRAIDHVNRNARSL; this comes from the coding sequence ATGACCCGTTTTGCCAGCTTCGATGCTCGGGAGCGGCGACGCGGCGGTAGTGCTCTCGTCACCGGGACTGAGGTGACCTCCCAGCAGGGCGGGGCGAGTTGTGTTGTCACGACGGATTCTGAGTCACCCAGGCTGCTTCGCCAAAACAGCCACGTGCAGTCGATCGAACTGCGCACGCATGTCTTCATCGACTCCCTTCAGCCCCAACTTGCGGCCTACATGGGGACAGTGAGTCAAGGATTCCTGCCCATTCCTGGAGACGCCTGCCTCTGGATGGAGGTTTCACCGGGCATGGCGGTTCATCGCGTTACCGACATTGCGCTGAAAGCCAGCAATGTTCGCCTCGGCCAGATGGTGGTGGAGCGGGCTTTTGGTTCGATGGCTCTCTATCACCGTGACCAGAGCACTGTTCTCCATTCCGGGGATGTGGTGCTGGAAGCGATCGGCAGCACCATTGCGCAGCGTTCTCCAGCGGACGTGAGCTGGACGGAAGTCATTCGAGCGATCACTCCGGACCATGCCGTGTTGATCAACCGCCAGAACCGACGCGGTTCCATGATTGAGGCGGGAATGAGCATGTTCATCCTGGAGACTGAGCCGGCTGGATATGTCTTGATTGCTGCCAACGAGGCTGAAAAAGCCTCCAACATCACTTTGGTGGACGTGAAAGCGGTTGGTGCTTTTGGACGCCTCACTCTGGTGGGGCGGGAAGGTGATGTTGAGGAAGCTGCGGCAGCTGCGATGCGCGCCATCGACCATGTCAATCGAAATGCACGATCGCTTTGA
- a CDS encoding ribulose bisphosphate carboxylase small subunit, whose amino-acid sequence MPFQSTVGDYQTVATLETFGFLPPMTQDEIYDQIAYIIAQGWSPLVEHVHPSNSMATYWSYWKLPFFGEKDLNVVVSELEACHRAYPDHHVRIVGYDAYTQSQGACFVVFEGR is encoded by the coding sequence ATGCCTTTCCAGAGCACCGTGGGTGACTATCAAACAGTCGCCACCCTGGAGACCTTCGGCTTCCTCCCGCCGATGACCCAGGACGAGATCTACGACCAGATCGCGTACATCATTGCCCAGGGTTGGAGCCCGCTCGTTGAGCACGTCCATCCCAGCAACTCCATGGCCACCTATTGGTCTTATTGGAAGCTCCCCTTCTTCGGTGAGAAGGATCTGAACGTTGTCGTCAGTGAACTCGAGGCTTGCCACCGCGCATACCCCGACCACCACGTGCGCATCGTCGGTTACGACGCTTACACCCAGAGCCAGGGTGCATGCTTCGTGGTCTTCGAAGGACGCTGA
- a CDS encoding CsoS2 family carboxysome shell protein gives MARLSSRELALERRKALTTSGKKSSAAAGTGANRVRTVDDARPTRTNAAAVAEPASAPVVPAAVAPQRTTSFTAAPSRRSSQVKPHRDASRDLVLARREALSRRGKTADTSRDRNRADVARQTKAAAPAAAPAETTKSCGCGGKRAAEKTALTSLSAAAPKLSVRTERRAAAPKRRAIENPSRALVLARRDAMAKHGKTAGKQSTSAAAVARQANPDLTSRELAQQVRELRTKAGARNKQSAGVTRPTGPNRHGAKQAAAADAHWKVGESTTTAGQTVTGTQANRSVKTTGNEASTCRSITGTEYLGAEVFQTFCQTAPAATTPAKVRVTATSHGNRVTGNEVGRSEKVTGDEPGTCKSVTGTEYISANQSAAYCGGGTTSPRKVGHSLTEQGRPVSGVMVGRSASVTGDEAGANRSLTGDQYLGSDPLPEGRPAAKVGMSGTLSGTGVTGTLVGRSSQVTGNEFGSCHRVTGDQYISAEQVNSFCGGRPEPEAAKVGFSVTNRNQVVSGTRTGRSEHVTGDEPGSCQAVTGTPYAGLEQAGQHCGTPAVKAIRERTPVRVGTPSAAMTGIQPGVGGVMTGDKRGACEAVTGTPYVGADQLAAACGADAPAGTDSHGQSPEGAAWTRFSVVSPARAAQQQREANSGVTGTSYEDGNRITGPFDMAGGKVTGTEQFRFDNREFQNRQQQRQFQPTVAVVSEPSEKPASRVTGEGSSTKITGDDWDRGEHVTGTEGASARRRNPSRPGPMSAMSSFERKRNEETEWPVSRVTGSSGNTEKGSLITVSGGARG, from the coding sequence ATGGCAAGACTCTCCAGTCGCGAACTCGCACTAGAACGCCGTAAGGCGCTGACCACTTCCGGTAAGAAGTCCTCAGCTGCAGCTGGTACTGGCGCCAACCGTGTTCGCACCGTTGATGACGCCCGTCCCACCCGCACGAATGCGGCTGCAGTTGCAGAACCTGCTTCCGCACCTGTTGTTCCCGCTGCTGTAGCTCCGCAGCGAACGACTTCATTCACCGCTGCTCCTTCCAGGCGCAGTTCACAGGTCAAGCCGCATCGCGATGCAAGCCGCGATCTGGTGCTTGCTCGTCGCGAAGCCCTGTCCCGTCGCGGCAAAACCGCAGACACCAGCCGCGATCGCAACCGCGCTGATGTTGCCCGTCAGACCAAGGCTGCTGCTCCTGCAGCGGCACCTGCTGAAACCACCAAGAGTTGTGGCTGCGGTGGCAAGCGTGCTGCCGAGAAGACCGCACTGACCTCATTGAGTGCCGCGGCCCCCAAGCTTTCCGTTCGCACGGAACGTCGTGCAGCGGCCCCTAAGCGTCGCGCTATCGAGAATCCCAGTCGCGCCCTGGTTTTGGCCCGCCGCGATGCCATGGCCAAGCATGGCAAAACCGCAGGCAAGCAGTCCACCAGTGCCGCTGCAGTTGCTCGTCAGGCCAATCCCGATCTCACCAGCCGTGAGCTGGCCCAGCAAGTGCGCGAGCTGCGCACCAAGGCCGGCGCCCGCAACAAGCAAAGCGCTGGTGTGACCCGCCCCACGGGTCCCAACCGCCACGGTGCCAAGCAAGCCGCAGCTGCTGATGCCCATTGGAAAGTTGGTGAAAGCACCACCACGGCTGGCCAGACCGTGACTGGTACTCAGGCCAACCGCTCGGTCAAAACCACTGGCAATGAAGCCAGCACCTGCCGTTCCATCACAGGCACGGAGTACTTGGGTGCTGAAGTCTTCCAGACCTTCTGTCAGACGGCTCCAGCTGCCACCACTCCTGCCAAGGTGCGCGTCACCGCCACCAGCCACGGCAACCGCGTTACAGGTAACGAAGTCGGCCGTTCCGAAAAGGTCACCGGCGATGAGCCTGGCACCTGCAAGAGCGTGACCGGCACCGAATACATCTCAGCCAACCAGTCTGCTGCCTACTGCGGTGGTGGAACGACTTCCCCTCGCAAGGTGGGTCACAGCCTCACCGAACAGGGTCGTCCCGTTAGTGGTGTCATGGTTGGCCGCTCCGCCAGCGTCACTGGTGATGAGGCCGGCGCTAATCGCAGCCTTACTGGCGACCAATACCTCGGTTCTGACCCCCTTCCCGAAGGCCGTCCGGCAGCCAAGGTTGGTATGTCAGGCACCCTTTCGGGTACGGGCGTCACTGGAACTTTGGTGGGTCGCTCCTCCCAGGTCACCGGTAATGAATTCGGCTCCTGCCACCGTGTTACCGGTGATCAATACATCAGTGCTGAGCAGGTCAATTCCTTTTGCGGCGGCAGGCCTGAGCCTGAAGCTGCCAAGGTCGGTTTCAGTGTCACCAACCGAAACCAGGTGGTGAGCGGAACCCGCACCGGCCGCTCGGAGCACGTCACAGGTGACGAGCCCGGCAGCTGCCAGGCCGTAACAGGAACTCCTTATGCAGGCCTCGAGCAGGCCGGCCAACACTGCGGCACTCCCGCCGTCAAAGCCATTCGTGAGCGCACTCCTGTTCGTGTCGGCACCCCTTCAGCTGCCATGACGGGCATCCAACCCGGTGTGGGTGGTGTGATGACCGGCGACAAGCGCGGTGCTTGTGAAGCAGTCACTGGCACTCCTTATGTGGGTGCTGACCAGTTGGCTGCTGCCTGCGGTGCTGATGCACCTGCCGGCACCGATTCCCACGGTCAATCCCCTGAGGGTGCTGCCTGGACCCGCTTCAGCGTGGTGTCACCAGCCCGCGCTGCTCAGCAGCAACGTGAGGCCAATTCCGGCGTGACCGGTACGTCTTACGAGGATGGGAATCGCATCACCGGCCCTTTTGACATGGCTGGCGGCAAGGTGACCGGTACCGAGCAGTTTCGCTTCGATAACCGCGAGTTCCAGAACCGTCAGCAGCAGCGCCAGTTTCAGCCCACTGTGGCTGTGGTCAGCGAGCCCTCTGAAAAGCCAGCATCTCGGGTGACCGGCGAGGGTTCCTCCACCAAGATCACTGGCGATGACTGGGATCGTGGGGAGCATGTCACCGGCACTGAGGGTGCTTCGGCCCGCCGTCGTAACCCCAGCCGTCCTGGCCCGATGAGCGCCATGTCTTCCTTCGAGCGCAAGCGCAACGAGGAAACCGAATGGCCTGTGAGCCGCGTGACCGGCTCCAGCGGTAACACCGAGAAAGGCTCCTTGATCACCGTCTCCGGCGGCGCACGGGGCTGA
- a CDS encoding BMC domain-containing protein, with translation MANETMGIALGMIETRGLVPAIEAADAMTKAAEVRLIGREFVGGGYVTVLVRGETGAVNAAVRAGADACERVGDGLVAAHIIARPHREVEPALGNGNFLGQKD, from the coding sequence ATGGCTAACGAAACCATGGGCATCGCCCTCGGCATGATCGAGACCCGCGGTCTGGTCCCCGCCATCGAGGCAGCTGATGCCATGACCAAGGCTGCCGAAGTGCGCCTGATTGGTCGCGAGTTTGTCGGTGGCGGTTACGTCACCGTTCTGGTGCGCGGCGAAACCGGTGCTGTGAACGCTGCTGTGCGCGCTGGCGCTGATGCTTGCGAGCGCGTCGGTGACGGCCTGGTTGCTGCTCACATCATTGCCCGCCCCCACCGCGAAGTGGAGCCTGCACTGGGCAACGGCAACTTCCTTGGTCAGAAGGACTGA